A genome region from Candidatus Cloacimonadota bacterium includes the following:
- a CDS encoding adenylate/guanylate cyclase domain-containing protein: MSRYRSVLFPILILIILKAIFLIPVFDSLEYKAQDSLFRFRGPRDPSGDIVIVAIDDESFSALNTTWPFPREYHAKLIENLNQAGAKLIIFDVEFTENSRYPEYDLLLANTAAAYDNVIFAGKVLHGKAHNDPDQLFTPIGDIMSYDTPWGIVNMSSDSDNAIRKYSLFEVMDEHPYYSIGVAALANSRIYQSDWADHLRVENNHLQVANHSIPMYQHNKAIINYYGPASTFPQVSYASVIDDSTVAMPGYQGIEFDEFYSIKDSGILQDKIVLIGATLDELHDKFPTPFGGEWTPGVEIHANFIEMVQNADYLYGLDLWLYLLFEFVGLILLWFVFRKLKPQLSALLLLLLIALQYLGAYYLFAGQSYLIPIVQPVIALLFIYIASLVCHYLDSLKEKRFIRQAFQQYMAPELVSELLKNPKKLSYGGSLQEISVLFSDIRSFTTYSESHSPEETVNILKEYLTAMVNVIVENKGILDKFVGDEIMALFGTPVPLPNHALNACKVALQMRDKMTELQEKWHAEGKQGFEIGIGVNTGSAVVGNLGSEQIFDYTAIGDTINLGARLESINKEYETAKHIIISEFTLEYVKDLVEVRYLDEVKVKGKNKAVKIYELISLK, encoded by the coding sequence ATGTCACGATACCGCTCGGTTCTATTTCCCATTCTCATCTTGATTATCCTCAAGGCTATCTTTTTGATTCCTGTGTTTGATTCCCTAGAATACAAAGCTCAGGACAGCCTCTTTCGATTTCGGGGACCGCGTGATCCCAGCGGAGACATCGTAATAGTGGCAATCGACGATGAAAGCTTCAGCGCTCTGAACACCACATGGCCTTTTCCCAGAGAGTATCACGCCAAGCTCATAGAGAATCTGAACCAAGCCGGGGCAAAGCTGATCATTTTCGACGTGGAATTCACTGAAAACTCCCGTTATCCAGAATACGACTTGCTCTTGGCAAATACAGCCGCAGCCTATGATAACGTCATCTTTGCTGGCAAGGTGCTGCACGGCAAAGCTCACAATGATCCGGATCAATTGTTTACTCCAATCGGCGACATAATGTCTTATGACACTCCTTGGGGTATCGTAAACATGAGTTCGGACTCGGATAACGCAATTCGTAAGTACAGCTTGTTTGAAGTAATGGATGAACATCCTTATTATAGCATCGGTGTGGCTGCATTGGCCAATAGTCGTATCTACCAAAGCGATTGGGCAGATCATCTGAGAGTGGAGAACAATCATCTGCAGGTGGCAAATCATAGTATCCCAATGTACCAGCACAATAAAGCGATCATAAACTACTATGGCCCCGCTTCCACATTTCCCCAAGTGTCTTATGCCAGCGTGATTGATGATAGCACTGTGGCTATGCCTGGCTATCAGGGTATAGAGTTCGACGAGTTCTACTCCATTAAGGATTCAGGGATATTGCAGGATAAAATCGTCCTGATCGGTGCTACTCTAGACGAATTGCACGACAAGTTTCCCACTCCATTTGGGGGAGAGTGGACTCCCGGAGTGGAGATTCATGCCAATTTCATTGAGATGGTGCAAAACGCAGATTATCTCTATGGATTGGACTTATGGTTATATCTGCTGTTTGAATTTGTCGGTCTGATCTTACTATGGTTCGTTTTCCGCAAGTTGAAGCCGCAGCTCTCGGCGCTCTTACTGTTGTTGCTGATTGCCCTGCAATACTTGGGAGCATATTATCTTTTTGCCGGACAAAGCTATTTGATTCCCATCGTACAGCCAGTGATTGCTCTGCTCTTTATCTATATCGCCAGTTTAGTATGTCATTATCTGGATTCTTTGAAAGAGAAGCGCTTCATTCGCCAGGCATTTCAGCAATATATGGCACCCGAATTGGTGAGCGAGCTATTGAAGAACCCCAAAAAGCTAAGCTACGGAGGTTCTCTACAAGAGATATCAGTGCTATTTTCGGATATCCGCTCCTTTACTACTTACTCTGAAAGTCATAGTCCCGAAGAGACCGTGAATATCCTGAAAGAATACCTTACCGCAATGGTGAATGTGATCGTGGAGAACAAGGGGATACTGGACAAATTTGTCGGTGATGAGATCATGGCGCTGTTTGGAACCCCTGTGCCCCTTCCCAATCATGCACTAAACGCCTGTAAAGTTGCCCTGCAGATGCGGGATAAAATGACTGAACTGCAGGAAAAATGGCATGCTGAAGGTAAGCAAGGCTTCGAGATCGGTATCGGAGTGAATACCGGTTCTGCAGTAGTAGGAAATCTGGGTAGTGAACAGATCTTCGACTACACTGCCATCGGCGATACCATAAACTTGGGTGCGCGCTTGGAAAGCATCAATAAAGAGTATGAAACTGCGAAGCACATTATTATCAGTGAGTTTACTCTGGAATATGTGAAAGACCTGGTGGAAGTACGTTATCTGGATGAGGTGAAAGTAAAAGGCAAGAATAAAGCGGTGAAAATCTACGAACTGATAAGCCTGAAATAG